In one Micromonospora polyrhachis genomic region, the following are encoded:
- a CDS encoding polyamine aminopropyltransferase, whose protein sequence is MTATAPPEPRAVPRWRLARASVLLAVFVCAACGLVYELALVALGSYLIGDTVGQASIVLGVMVFAMGIGALAAKPLQPWAASAFAAVELVLALLGGLSVLGLYAAFAWLDLYAPALVATAFILGLLIGAEIPLLMVLLQKIREQSAGSAVADLFAADYVGALLGGLAFPFLLMPVFGQLRGALVVGAVNALAGVVLVFTVFRRDVSRRARAALAAGSVVVGLCLGYAYVVADDFEVTARQQLYRDPVVHAERSRYQDIVLTRSVPIVSQGVTDLRLYLNGDLQFSSVDEYRYHEALVHPALRGTRGSVLVLGGGDGLAVREVLRYPDVSSVTVVELDPAVVALARREPQLRDLNRGAFDDPRVRLVHTDAFGWLREVRERFDTVIVDLPDPDETATAKLYSVEFYALVRAVLAPGARMVVQSGSPYFAPRSFWCIDASIREAGFATVPYHVDVPSFGDWGFLLAAAGSTPPVLELPADAPPLRYLDAGTLRLAGHFPPDRARVDVPPSTLLHPRVLEYARAEWRSY, encoded by the coding sequence ATGACCGCCACCGCTCCCCCCGAACCCCGGGCCGTCCCGCGCTGGCGGCTGGCCCGGGCCTCGGTACTCCTCGCGGTCTTCGTCTGTGCCGCCTGCGGCCTGGTCTACGAACTGGCCCTGGTCGCGCTCGGCAGTTACCTGATCGGCGACACCGTCGGTCAGGCCTCCATCGTGCTCGGCGTGATGGTCTTCGCGATGGGCATCGGTGCGTTGGCCGCCAAACCGTTGCAGCCCTGGGCGGCCAGCGCGTTCGCGGCGGTGGAACTCGTCCTCGCGCTGCTCGGCGGGCTCTCCGTACTCGGTCTCTACGCCGCCTTCGCCTGGCTCGACCTCTACGCGCCCGCCCTGGTGGCGACCGCGTTCATCCTCGGCCTGCTGATCGGCGCGGAGATCCCGCTGCTGATGGTGCTGTTGCAGAAGATCCGTGAGCAGTCCGCCGGCAGCGCGGTGGCGGACCTCTTCGCCGCCGACTACGTGGGCGCGCTCCTCGGTGGCCTGGCCTTCCCGTTCCTGCTCATGCCGGTCTTCGGCCAGCTTCGCGGCGCGCTGGTCGTCGGTGCGGTCAACGCGCTGGCCGGGGTCGTATTGGTCTTCACCGTCTTCCGTCGCGACGTGAGCCGTCGGGCACGGGCGGCCCTCGCCGCCGGCTCCGTCGTGGTCGGGCTCTGCCTCGGGTACGCCTACGTGGTGGCGGACGACTTCGAGGTGACCGCGCGCCAGCAGCTCTACCGCGACCCGGTGGTGCACGCCGAGCGCAGCCGTTACCAGGACATCGTGCTGACCAGGTCGGTGCCGATCGTCTCCCAGGGCGTCACCGACCTGCGGCTTTACCTCAACGGCGATCTTCAGTTCAGCTCGGTCGACGAATACCGCTACCACGAGGCGCTGGTGCACCCGGCGCTACGCGGGACGCGCGGCTCGGTGCTGGTGCTCGGCGGCGGCGACGGGCTGGCCGTACGCGAGGTGCTGCGCTATCCGGACGTCTCCTCGGTGACCGTGGTCGAGCTGGATCCGGCGGTGGTGGCGCTGGCCCGGCGCGAGCCGCAACTGCGCGACCTCAACCGAGGGGCGTTCGACGATCCCCGGGTCCGCCTGGTGCACACCGACGCCTTCGGCTGGCTGCGGGAGGTGCGTGAACGTTTCGACACTGTCATCGTGGACCTGCCGGACCCGGACGAGACGGCCACCGCCAAGCTCTACTCGGTGGAGTTCTACGCGCTGGTCCGGGCGGTGCTGGCCCCCGGGGCGCGGATGGTGGTCCAGTCCGGCTCGCCGTACTTCGCTCCCCGCTCGTTCTGGTGCATCGACGCGTCGATCCGGGAGGCCGGCTTCGCCACCGTGCCCTACCACGTGGACGTGCCATCCTTCGGTGACTGGGGTTTCCTGCTCGCCGCCGCCGGTTCGACCCCTCCGGTGCTCGAACTGCCCGCTGACGCGCCACCGTTGCGCTACCTCGACGCCGGCACGCTCCGGCTAGCCGGGCATTTCCCGCCGGACCGAGCCCGAGTCGACGTACCGCCCTCGACCCTGTTGCATCCCCGGGTGCTGGAGTACGCCCGAGCCGAGTGGCGCAGCTACTGA
- a CDS encoding DUF4178 domain-containing protein, producing the protein MNGTLAYLLVTVSCLVAVAGVVVAVIAVRAARKKAETATKASTPPRTDPFRSADDDADALRGDPRRLQPGDIVEIRHTSYGVRGTLRFTEGDWGWTEHLLDTVSGDKVWLSVEEDPDLELVLWTAEPVATVTPGAPTIDFDGRRFTSKESGRARYTATGTTGLNPTGTVAYHDYAAGPARLSFESYGDSGKWEVARGERLHRAEVQIYPQAGPADKVG; encoded by the coding sequence ATGAACGGCACGCTAGCGTACCTGCTGGTCACGGTGAGTTGTCTGGTCGCGGTCGCCGGGGTGGTGGTGGCCGTGATCGCGGTCCGGGCCGCCCGGAAGAAGGCGGAAACAGCTACCAAGGCGAGCACACCACCGCGAACCGACCCATTCCGCAGCGCGGACGACGACGCCGACGCGTTGCGAGGTGACCCCCGACGACTTCAGCCGGGTGACATCGTGGAGATCCGGCACACCTCGTACGGCGTACGCGGCACGTTGCGCTTCACCGAGGGCGACTGGGGCTGGACCGAGCACCTGCTGGACACCGTGAGTGGCGACAAGGTCTGGCTCTCCGTCGAGGAGGATCCGGACCTGGAGCTGGTGCTCTGGACCGCCGAACCGGTTGCGACCGTCACCCCCGGTGCGCCGACCATCGACTTCGACGGGCGGCGCTTCACCAGCAAGGAGTCCGGTCGGGCCCGCTACACCGCCACCGGCACCACCGGCCTCAACCCGACCGGCACGGTGGCCTACCACGACTACGCCGCCGGTCCGGCGCGACTCTCCTTCGAGTCGTACGGCGACAGCGGCAAGTGGGAGGTGGCCCGAGGCGAGCGGCTGCACCGGGCCGAGGTGCAGATCTATCCGCAGGCCGGGCCAGCGGACAAGGTCGGCTGA
- a CDS encoding DUF4247 domain-containing protein has translation MKYRRWFIVGAAFTLIGVLVAGFAVFSGSFSPRGFVKDKYTRAASQDIGRQAIAYTSRKSPSAVSDEITKAWKPADQYVDGSGVYLRYDDDSVVIVPVAVGGSLILLEKMTTAYPRYHSTVGNSWAWGRGNTVRGGGPGAGK, from the coding sequence ATGAAGTACCGCAGATGGTTCATCGTGGGAGCGGCGTTCACGCTGATCGGGGTGCTGGTGGCCGGCTTCGCCGTGTTCTCCGGCAGCTTCTCGCCGCGTGGCTTCGTGAAGGACAAGTACACCCGGGCGGCCAGCCAGGACATCGGTAGGCAGGCCATTGCCTACACCTCGCGGAAGTCCCCGAGCGCGGTCTCCGACGAGATCACCAAGGCCTGGAAACCGGCCGACCAGTACGTCGACGGCAGCGGCGTCTACCTGCGCTACGACGACGACTCGGTGGTGATCGTCCCCGTCGCCGTTGGTGGCTCGCTGATCCTGCTGGAGAAGATGACCACCGCCTATCCGCGCTACCACAGCACCGTCGGCAACTCCTGGGCCTGGGGGCGGGGGAACACCGTCCGTGGCGGCGGCCCCGGCGCTGGCAAGTAG
- a CDS encoding DUF350 domain-containing protein, which produces MMTLATDLLVTLAYGVVGIVLMGIGYVLVDVATPGRLHELIWVDRNRNAALLLASNLLGVGTIVVAAIVGSEDNFVTGIIGCAAYGILGLLIMAAAFLLLDLATPGRLGEILVDPEPHPAVWVSAVIHLAAGAVVAAAIS; this is translated from the coding sequence TTGATGACCCTCGCCACCGACCTGCTGGTGACCCTCGCCTACGGCGTGGTCGGCATCGTACTGATGGGGATCGGCTACGTCCTGGTGGACGTCGCCACCCCCGGCCGGCTACACGAACTGATCTGGGTCGACCGGAACCGCAACGCCGCTTTGTTGCTCGCCTCCAACCTGCTCGGCGTCGGCACCATCGTGGTCGCCGCCATCGTCGGCAGCGAGGACAACTTCGTCACCGGGATCATCGGCTGCGCCGCGTACGGCATCCTCGGCCTGCTCATCATGGCCGCCGCCTTCCTCCTGCTCGACCTGGCCACCCCCGGCCGGCTCGGCGAGATCCTGGTCGACCCGGAGCCGCACCCCGCGGTCTGGGTCTCCGCGGTCATCCACCTCGCCGCCGGTGCGGTCGTCGCCGCGGCAATTAGTTGA
- a CDS encoding DUF6176 family protein, with translation MIRLAVARVHPDQVDALRAWFHELESGRRAEALLTLADERCSHELATLVESSDGPLLVYAMEVEDEGRSRAAYAASSHAIDSEHRAVMAAALNGQPTHERVLDLRP, from the coding sequence ATGATTCGTCTCGCGGTTGCCCGGGTCCATCCGGATCAGGTTGATGCCCTACGCGCCTGGTTCCACGAGCTTGAGTCGGGGCGGCGGGCCGAAGCGCTACTCACCCTGGCGGACGAGAGATGTTCACACGAGTTGGCGACGCTGGTGGAGAGCAGCGACGGCCCACTACTCGTGTACGCGATGGAGGTCGAGGACGAGGGGCGGTCCCGAGCCGCGTACGCGGCGTCGTCCCACGCCATCGACAGCGAGCACCGCGCCGTGATGGCGGCCGCGCTGAATGGGCAGCCCACTCATGAGCGGGTTCTCGACCTGCGACCGTAG
- a CDS encoding cation:proton antiporter regulatory subunit: protein MRVRVEQTALPGIGVRHDLLTTSGRRVGVVTHRNGRRDLVLYDEDDPDASVADIPLTDDEADALADILGASLMLGQLSGLRQQAAGLLTEQISIPAGSPYVGRKLGDTKARTRTSASIVAVLREREVIASPDPTFRFEAGDVVVVVGTRTGLDGVSAILAGNDPDA from the coding sequence GTGCGAGTACGCGTAGAACAGACGGCACTGCCCGGCATCGGTGTACGTCACGACCTGCTGACGACTTCGGGACGCCGGGTGGGCGTGGTCACCCATCGGAACGGCCGACGTGATCTGGTGCTCTACGACGAAGACGATCCCGACGCGTCGGTCGCCGACATACCGCTGACCGACGACGAGGCGGACGCTCTCGCCGACATCCTCGGGGCCTCGCTCATGCTCGGCCAGCTCTCCGGGCTCCGGCAGCAGGCCGCCGGCCTGTTGACCGAGCAGATCTCCATCCCGGCCGGTTCGCCGTACGTGGGTCGCAAGCTGGGTGACACCAAGGCTCGCACCCGTACCAGCGCCTCCATCGTGGCGGTGCTGCGAGAGCGGGAGGTCATCGCCTCCCCGGACCCGACCTTCCGGTTCGAAGCTGGTGACGTGGTGGTCGTGGTCGGCACCCGCACGGGCCTCGACGGTGTCAGCGCCATCCTTGCCGGCAACGACCCGGACGCATGA
- a CDS encoding DUF2617 family protein has product MLVTLDAPYADTSAADLSFALESAERPALYVLDLDLPTAAQPDGVRLRLRLLGASHQVVLEAADAEFIETVACLPGRHPELPAAVADEESGYRFTARVLHLAPEELVRRTATLRQELADDPYALVGVFPGGPDSITALRARADASGDIGWHTWHAYPQTGELVETETTVRMR; this is encoded by the coding sequence GTGCTCGTCACCCTCGACGCACCGTACGCCGACACCTCCGCCGCCGACCTGAGCTTCGCCCTCGAATCGGCCGAGCGGCCCGCCCTGTACGTGCTCGACCTCGACCTGCCCACGGCGGCGCAGCCGGACGGCGTACGACTGCGGCTGCGGTTGCTCGGCGCGTCGCACCAGGTGGTGCTGGAAGCGGCGGACGCCGAGTTCATCGAGACGGTCGCCTGCCTGCCCGGCCGGCACCCCGAACTACCCGCCGCCGTGGCCGACGAGGAGAGCGGCTACCGGTTCACCGCCCGGGTGCTGCACCTGGCCCCCGAGGAGCTGGTCCGCCGGACCGCCACCCTGCGCCAGGAACTCGCCGATGATCCGTACGCGCTGGTCGGGGTCTTCCCCGGCGGCCCGGACTCGATCACCGCACTGCGGGCCAGGGCCGATGCCTCGGGCGACATCGGCTGGCACACCTGGCACGCCTATCCACAGACCGGAGAACTCGTCGAGACCGAAACGACGGTGAGGATGCGATGA
- the clpB gene encoding ATP-dependent chaperone ClpB, which translates to MNAERLTTKSREVITGAVAIANQRGHATVEPWHLLLSLLDTGGSTAAGLLRAVGANPADVRRAAIRAVENLPAARGASVAEPSLSREFVNAIGAAEQIARPLGDEYTSTEHLLAGLAQVGGVVAQALKAAGVTEENLVAAFPAIRGGDRRVTTADPEQTYQALEKYGVDLTASARDGKIDPVIGRDAEIRRVIQVLSRRTKNNPVLIGEPGVGKTAIVEGLAQRIVAGDVPESLRDKKLVSLDLGAMVAGAQYRGQFEERLKSVLEEIKNSDGQVITFLDELHTVVGAGKGEGSMDAGNMLKPMLARGELRMVGATTLDEYREHIEKDPALERRFQPVLVGEPTIEDTIGILRGLKERYEVHHGVRITDAALVAAASLSDRYITDRFLPDKAIDLVDESASRLRMEIDSRPVEVDEIERAVRRLEIEEMALAKEPDPASAERLTRLRKELADKREQLTALSDRWRLEKDQITRISTAKEELERLGGEAERAERDGELERAAELRYGRIPTLQGELVRAEAELAGIQADGAMLKEEVGADDIAAVVASWTGIPAGRLMEGETAKLLRMESSLGARVIGQAEAVGAVSDAVRRARTGVADPDRPTGSFLFLGPTGVGKTELGKALAEFLFDDERAMVRIDMSEYAEKHSVARLVGAPPGYVGYEEGGQLTEAVRRRPYSVVLLDEVEKAHPDVFDVLLQVLDDGRLTDGQGRTVDFRNAILILTANLGSSVIADLTLSEIERREAVLAVVRSHFKPEFLNRLDDIVVFAALTGEELRSIVDIQIGRMRRRLADRRLTLDVSDAARTWLAEHGYDPIYGARPLRRLVQSAIGDRLAKALLAGEVRDGDTVQVDLADSKDGLTVTAA; encoded by the coding sequence ATGAACGCCGAACGCCTCACCACCAAGAGCCGCGAAGTCATTACCGGTGCCGTTGCCATCGCCAACCAGCGGGGCCACGCCACCGTCGAGCCGTGGCACCTGTTGCTCTCGCTGTTGGACACCGGTGGGTCGACCGCCGCCGGTCTGCTGCGTGCGGTCGGCGCCAACCCCGCCGACGTCCGGCGCGCCGCCATCCGGGCCGTGGAGAACCTGCCCGCCGCCCGGGGGGCCAGCGTCGCCGAGCCGAGCCTGTCCCGCGAGTTCGTCAACGCCATCGGTGCCGCCGAGCAGATCGCCCGCCCGCTGGGCGACGAATACACCTCCACCGAGCACCTGCTCGCCGGTCTGGCCCAGGTCGGTGGCGTGGTCGCCCAAGCCCTCAAGGCGGCCGGGGTCACCGAGGAGAACCTGGTGGCCGCCTTCCCCGCCATCCGGGGTGGTGACCGCCGGGTCACCACCGCCGACCCCGAGCAGACCTACCAGGCCCTGGAGAAGTACGGCGTCGACCTGACCGCCAGCGCCCGGGACGGCAAGATCGACCCGGTGATCGGCCGGGACGCCGAGATCCGTCGGGTGATCCAGGTGCTGTCCCGGCGTACCAAGAACAACCCGGTGCTGATCGGCGAGCCGGGCGTCGGTAAGACCGCCATCGTGGAGGGGCTGGCCCAGCGCATCGTCGCCGGGGACGTACCCGAGTCACTGCGCGACAAGAAGCTGGTCTCGCTCGACCTGGGCGCGATGGTGGCCGGCGCGCAGTACCGGGGCCAGTTCGAGGAGCGGCTCAAGTCCGTACTGGAGGAGATCAAAAACTCCGACGGCCAGGTCATCACCTTCCTCGACGAGCTGCACACCGTGGTCGGTGCCGGCAAGGGCGAGGGCTCGATGGACGCCGGCAACATGCTCAAGCCGATGCTGGCCCGGGGCGAGCTGCGCATGGTCGGCGCGACCACCCTCGACGAATACCGCGAGCACATCGAGAAGGACCCGGCCCTGGAACGCCGGTTCCAGCCGGTGCTGGTCGGTGAACCGACCATCGAGGACACCATCGGCATCCTGCGCGGCCTCAAGGAGCGCTACGAGGTGCACCACGGCGTACGCATCACCGACGCCGCGCTGGTGGCCGCCGCCTCGCTCTCCGACCGCTACATCACCGACCGGTTCCTGCCGGACAAGGCGATCGACCTGGTGGACGAGTCCGCCTCCCGGCTGCGGATGGAGATTGACTCGCGGCCGGTCGAGGTGGACGAGATCGAGCGGGCGGTACGCCGGCTGGAGATCGAGGAGATGGCGCTGGCCAAGGAGCCGGACCCCGCCTCCGCCGAGCGGCTGACCCGGCTGCGCAAGGAACTGGCGGACAAGCGCGAGCAGCTCACCGCGCTCAGCGACCGGTGGAGGCTGGAGAAGGACCAGATCACCCGGATCTCCACCGCCAAGGAGGAGCTGGAACGGCTCGGCGGCGAGGCCGAACGGGCCGAACGCGACGGCGAGTTGGAACGCGCCGCCGAGCTGCGTTACGGCCGAATCCCCACCCTGCAGGGCGAACTCGTCCGGGCCGAGGCGGAACTCGCCGGCATCCAGGCCGACGGGGCGATGCTCAAGGAGGAGGTGGGTGCCGACGACATCGCCGCCGTGGTCGCCTCCTGGACCGGCATCCCGGCCGGTCGGCTCATGGAGGGCGAGACCGCCAAGCTGCTGCGGATGGAGTCCTCGCTCGGTGCCCGGGTGATCGGGCAGGCCGAGGCGGTCGGTGCGGTCTCCGACGCGGTCCGCCGTGCCCGTACCGGCGTCGCCGACCCGGACCGACCCACCGGCAGCTTCCTGTTCCTCGGCCCGACCGGCGTCGGCAAGACCGAGCTGGGCAAGGCGCTGGCCGAGTTCCTCTTCGACGACGAGCGGGCCATGGTCCGCATCGACATGAGCGAGTACGCCGAGAAGCACTCGGTGGCCCGGCTGGTCGGTGCCCCGCCCGGCTACGTCGGGTACGAGGAGGGCGGCCAGCTCACCGAGGCGGTGCGCCGTAGGCCGTACTCGGTGGTGCTGCTGGACGAGGTGGAGAAGGCCCACCCGGACGTCTTCGACGTGTTGTTGCAGGTGCTCGACGACGGCCGGCTCACCGACGGCCAGGGTCGTACCGTCGACTTCCGCAACGCAATCCTGATCCTCACCGCCAACCTCGGCTCGTCGGTGATCGCCGACCTGACCCTCTCCGAGATCGAACGGCGCGAGGCGGTGCTGGCGGTGGTGCGCTCGCACTTCAAGCCGGAGTTCCTCAACCGGCTCGACGACATCGTGGTCTTCGCGGCGCTGACCGGCGAGGAGCTGCGCTCCATCGTGGACATCCAAATCGGTCGGATGCGGCGACGGTTGGCCGACCGCCGGCTCACCCTGGATGTCTCGGACGCGGCCCGGACCTGGCTGGCCGAGCACGGCTACGACCCGATCTACGGTGCCCGGCCCCTGCGTCGACTGGTGCAGTCGGCGATCGGGGACCGGTTGGCCAAGGCACTGCTGGCCGGCGAGGTACGCGACGGTGACACCGTCCAGGTGGACCTGGCCGACAGCAAGGACGGTCTGACCGTCACCGCCGCCTGA